A segment of the Flavobacteriales bacterium genome:
GGCGCCGTGTACGGATCGCCCTTCCAATTGGCGGGCGGCAATGGTGAGCGCATCGCCGGCTTCACTGCCATTGCGCGCGGATGGGGGGGCACCACGCGATGCGAGCTGATCTACGCGCGCTATTCGGTGCCGGCCTCCGGTGACCCTGCCGTGGATCGCCTCGAGTACCGCACAGCCAGCGCCGGGTTGCCCAGTGCGTTCAGCAGCGCCACCGCCTTCAGCGAGAACGTGCCGCGCGTGGAGGGCATCAATGGCGCGCCTGCGCTGGTGCCGCTCGCCAATGGCCTGTTGGGCGCTGCGTGGGGCAGTCCCGGCAATGTGGCCACCGCGTACTTCTTCGACCTGCACGATGTGGTGACCGGGTCAGCGGAGCGCGATGCGGTGAATGGATTCCGATTGCTCGGTCCTGCGCACGGGCACTTGATCATCCGCGGCGCCGGGCGCTTCGATGGCGCGGCCGAGCTGCGCGATGACGCCGGGCGATTGGTCGCGCGGCATGCGCTGCGGTTGGCTGCCGGCGAGGACGCCCTGTTGCCGGTGGATGTCTTGCCGAATGGCACATACCTGGTCACGCTGGTTGAACGCGAAGGGCGACGCTCGCTGCGGTTCGTGCAGCAGCCCTGATGGATGTCGCGCTGTCGGCGATGGGGCATTGCGCCGGCACGTGGCCTTCACCGATTTCCTTGGCGCAACGCTCCGGATCCGCACCGGGAAGAAGCAGCGATCAAGGCTCTCTTTGCGTGGTGCCTCGCCTATGAATGATCGCGCTGATCACGCCTTCGATCCCTCGAGCAGCGCGGCGATGTCGGGCTTGAAGTAACCGGGCCCCTTCATCACCTTGCCGTCCGCCCGGTAGATCGGCTTGCCATCGGCGCCTAGCTTGCTCATGTTGCTGCGCTGGATCTCCCTGAACACCGCGTCGATCTTGTGCTCGAGCCCATGCTTGAGCAAAGTGCCGCAGAGGATGTACAGGATATCGCCGAGCGCATCGGCAACCTCCACCAGATCGCCGCGCAAGGCCGCTTCGAGGTATTCCTCGTTCTCCTCGCGGATCAGCTTGTACCGGAGCAGGGCATCGCGGTCACCGATGTTCCCGGTCGGCGATTGCGCATTGGCGATCCCGAAGGCGTCGTGGAAGGCGCGCACGTGCGCGGTGGCCTCGGCGAGCGTGAGCGGTGTTGAATTGCTGTGCATGCGCCGAAAGTAGCGGCAGCGCTGGTTAACACGCTTTAACGGCGGGCCGTCATCGCCCCGGAAGCGCCCCCGGCACCTTTGCCTTCAACCAGCTATCCTCATGGAACCCACCATCTCTCGATCCGAGCAGAGCGTCACCTCAGAGGGTATCCGCGCGCTCAACGACCGCATCCAGCAAGCGAGCGCATTCGTGGATCTGATCGACCACGAGATGGAGAAATCCATCGTGGGGCAGAAGGACATGGTGCAGAAGCTCCTCGTTGCCCTGCTGGCCGATGGCCATGCGCTGCTCGAGGGCGTGCCCGGCCTGGCCAAGACCCTCGCGATCAAATCGCTTGCGCGCACCATCGACGCCGGCTTCAGCCGCATCCAGTTCACGCCCGACCTGCTCCCCGCCGACCTCATCGGCACGCTCATCTACAGCCAGCGCAACGAGGAGTTCACGGTTAAGAAGGGGCCCGTGTTCAGCAACTTCATCCTCGCTGACGAGATCAACCGAGCGCCCGCCAAGGTGCAGAGCGCCTTGCTGGAGGCGATGCAGGAGCGGCAGGTCACCATCGGCTCGACCACCTACCCCCTGCCGGAGCCCTTCCTTGTGCTGGCCACCATGAACCCCATCGAACAGGAAGGCACCTATCCATTGCCCGAGGCGCAAACTGATCGCTTCATGCTGAAGGTGGTGCTGGACTATCCGCGCCAGGAGGAAGAGAAGCTCATCATCCGGCAGAACACGCGGGCCGGCAAGCAACCCGAGCCGCAGCGTGTGGTCTCCCCAACGGAGATCCTCACGGCGCGCCAGCTCGTGCGCGAGGTTTACATGGATGAGAAGATCGAGCATTACATCGTCGATATCGTGCATGCCACGCGCAAGCCCGACCAGCACAGGCTCGGTGACCTCACCGGCATGATCGCCTTCGGTGGGAGCCCGCGCGCCAGCATCAACATGGCACTCGCCGCGAAGGCCTTGGCCTTCACCAAGCGTCGCGGCTACGTGATCCCCGAGGATGTGAGGGCCATGTGCCCCGATGTCCTGCGCCACCGCATCGGGCTCACCTACGAAGCCGAGGCTGAGAACATCACGGTGAACGAGATCATCGACCGTGTGCTGAATACCGTTGAGGTTCCCTGATCCCGAGAAGCAGGGGCAGGTGGGGGCGCAATGACCCTGCGCCAGCCTTTGCCCCTGACCCCCGCATGAACACCGTCCAGCATACCAAGGAACTCCTGAAGAAGGTGCGGCTCGTGGAGCTCAAGACCCGCGGGCTCAGCGAGCACATCTTCAGCGGCGAGTACCACAGCGCGTTCAAGGGGCGGGGCATGACCTTCAGCGAAGTGCGCGAATACAGCCCCGGCGACGAGGTCCGCACCATCGACTGGAACGTGACCGCGCGCTTCGGGCATCCCTTCGTGAAGGTCTTTGAGGAAGAGCGCGAGCTCACCGTGATGCTCGTGGCCGACCTCAGCGGATCCGGCGATTTCGGCAGCACGCACCAGCTTAAGCGCGAGCTCGTGACCGAGGCCTGCGCCACCATTGCCTTCAGCGCCATCAAGAACAACGACAAGGTGGGCCTGCTGCTCTTCACCGACAGCGTGGAGAAGTTCATCCCGCCGAAGAAGGGCCGCCTGCACATCCTGCGCCTCATCCGTGAGCTCATCGAGTTCACGCCCAAGGGCAGCGGAACCGACATCGCCGGCGCCTTGCGATACCTCAACAGCGTGATCAAGAAGCGCAGCATCGCCTTCCTGGTGAGCGACCTGCTGGCCAGCGGCTATGAGGATGCGATCAAGATCGCCAACCGCCGCCACGACCTGGTGGTGCTTCGCACGGCCGATCCGCGCGAAGGCGAGCTGCCGGACATCGGCCTGGTGCGCATGGCCGATCCCGAGACCGGCGAGCAACAATGGGTGGACACCAGCAGCCGCCGAGTGCGCAGCGCGTATCGCGCTGCCGGCCTCAAGCACGCGCAGCGCACCCGTGAGATCCTGCGCCGCAGCGGGGTGGACCATGCCGTGATCGGCACCGACACGGGCTATGTGAAGCCGTTGATGCAATTGCTGAAGCAGCGCGAGGGTGGACGATGAGCCGTGCCTTGGCCATAGCAGCGATGATGGCGCCTGCGCTGATGATGGCGCAGGAGGCCGCAACCGTGCACGCCGCACTTGATCCTCTCAGGATCCGCATCGGCGAACACGCGGTGATCAGCCTGAGCGCGAAAGCCGACGGCCCCGCCCTGCAATGGCCGGCCATCGGCGATACGCTCACCGGCCATATCGAGGTCATCGGGATCACCGAGCCCGACACCGTTGAGCTTGATGGAATGGGGAGTCCTGCAGCGGTCAGGGTCGTTCGCCGCATCACCATCACCTCCTTCGACACGGGCTATTGGGCAGTTCCGCCCTTCGAGCTCAAGGCAGGCGGACGAGCCGCAGAGACCGAGCCGCTGCTGCTGCGCGTTGACGGGTTCGCGGTGGATGAAAGCGCGGTGCCTGCGGACATCAAGCCCATCGTAAGGCTCCCGTTCAGCCCGATCTGGTGGGCGCGGCGGCATTGGCAATGGATCGCGGGTGCGACGGTGCTCGCC
Coding sequences within it:
- a CDS encoding nucleoside triphosphate pyrophosphohydrolase family protein yields the protein MHSNSTPLTLAEATAHVRAFHDAFGIANAQSPTGNIGDRDALLRYKLIREENEEYLEAALRGDLVEVADALGDILYILCGTLLKHGLEHKIDAVFREIQRSNMSKLGADGKPIYRADGKVMKGPGYFKPDIAALLEGSKA
- a CDS encoding MoxR family ATPase — encoded protein: MEPTISRSEQSVTSEGIRALNDRIQQASAFVDLIDHEMEKSIVGQKDMVQKLLVALLADGHALLEGVPGLAKTLAIKSLARTIDAGFSRIQFTPDLLPADLIGTLIYSQRNEEFTVKKGPVFSNFILADEINRAPAKVQSALLEAMQERQVTIGSTTYPLPEPFLVLATMNPIEQEGTYPLPEAQTDRFMLKVVLDYPRQEEEKLIIRQNTRAGKQPEPQRVVSPTEILTARQLVREVYMDEKIEHYIVDIVHATRKPDQHRLGDLTGMIAFGGSPRASINMALAAKALAFTKRRGYVIPEDVRAMCPDVLRHRIGLTYEAEAENITVNEIIDRVLNTVEVP
- a CDS encoding DUF58 domain-containing protein, giving the protein MNTVQHTKELLKKVRLVELKTRGLSEHIFSGEYHSAFKGRGMTFSEVREYSPGDEVRTIDWNVTARFGHPFVKVFEEERELTVMLVADLSGSGDFGSTHQLKRELVTEACATIAFSAIKNNDKVGLLLFTDSVEKFIPPKKGRLHILRLIRELIEFTPKGSGTDIAGALRYLNSVIKKRSIAFLVSDLLASGYEDAIKIANRRHDLVVLRTADPREGELPDIGLVRMADPETGEQQWVDTSSRRVRSAYRAAGLKHAQRTREILRRSGVDHAVIGTDTGYVKPLMQLLKQREGGR